A region from the Lytechinus variegatus isolate NC3 chromosome 6, Lvar_3.0, whole genome shotgun sequence genome encodes:
- the LOC121417427 gene encoding calmodulin-2/4-like → MERSVKSEENNGLENIFSLFANESTGEIGVDDVNRALRSCGFLPTEEEIIDMIHEVTGNKEKTSLTYSDFLSLMKEEDSEPDLKDMFKVFDKHNRGTISASDLQEVLVDFGIKANDRDVDEMIEEVDEDLNGHITYSEFERIVTSP, encoded by the exons ATG GAACGCTCCGTGAAGTCAGAGGAAAACAATG GGCTAGAAAATATCTTCTCGCTTTTTGCCAATGAATCAACCGGAGAGATAGGAGTTGATGACGTCAACAGAGCATTGAGGTCATGTGGATTCTTACCaacagaagaagaaattatagacATGATCCATGAAGTTACGGGAAATAAAG AGAAAACTTCCCTGACCTACTCAGACTTTTTATCACTTATGAAGGAGGAGGATTCCGAGCCCGACCTGAAAGACATGTTCAAGGTTTTCGACAAGCATAACAGGGGAACCATCAG TGCATCGGATCTACAGGAGGTCTTGGTCGATTTCGGAATCAAAGCGAACGACCGCGACGTCGACGAGATGATCGAAGAGGTCGATGAAGATCTGAACGGACACATCACGTATTCAG AATTCGAGAGGATCGTGACATCCCCATGA